One Vallitalea pronyensis genomic region harbors:
- a CDS encoding sensor domain-containing diguanylate cyclase: MERTLKYDKNFIGIHSIMIIIISVYAIVARFYDKLNPSILLGLFIIIAFYVVNVLLYRIKYFNNIYVFYVIKLIQMLIVAVIMFEENRFLSNSAGILYVLTSLEVIIIFIHGGKRSRYNINWMLILPLVIASLYAFTFRVFDHEPLFLMIQCIIIIMGVYAIFFGSTEELKQQVYEQKNLWVQLKKKNVELKISSDQVLEVHHELLNQKAALEEANERLNRFTAEMYIQNELLSYISRALDIEELMKLVIDSIIGAIGVDTCSLVIYDANFDTYMCKVKSTHRQDYSKAFVEAVKSSKLEKYFSLGTPYIDNHVRKGAYDFMSGRDAGSLVIIPIMKEKSTYGLLIAEHESSRMFSENSIQFFGGIANQINIAITNANLYSKMEEMAKRDGLTGVHNRTYLQEVLDDLSKKAKQGLMNLSVALFDIDKFKNINDTYGHLFGDEVLKIIATITENYAKSKGGIVGRYGGEEFLLIFSDKTLEETREIMESIHKMIHEQTLYYNDKSISVNISTGISSYPEVCDDPEDLLHRADHAMYFSKTNGRGRITIDNIQL; this comes from the coding sequence GTGGAACGTACATTAAAATACGATAAAAATTTTATCGGGATACATTCCATTATGATTATAATCATCAGTGTCTATGCAATAGTAGCAAGGTTCTATGATAAGCTTAATCCATCTATTTTGCTAGGGTTATTCATTATTATCGCCTTCTATGTTGTTAATGTTTTATTGTATCGTATAAAGTATTTTAATAATATTTATGTGTTTTATGTCATTAAACTCATTCAGATGCTCATAGTAGCTGTGATCATGTTTGAAGAGAATAGATTTTTATCTAATTCTGCTGGTATTCTGTATGTATTAACCTCATTAGAAGTTATTATCATTTTTATTCATGGAGGTAAACGTTCAAGATATAATATTAATTGGATGCTTATATTACCTTTAGTCATTGCTAGTCTATACGCATTTACTTTTAGGGTTTTTGACCACGAACCTCTCTTCTTAATGATTCAGTGTATTATCATTATCATGGGTGTTTATGCTATTTTCTTTGGTTCAACAGAAGAACTAAAGCAGCAAGTATATGAGCAAAAAAACCTATGGGTACAATTAAAGAAGAAAAATGTAGAATTAAAAATATCCAGTGATCAAGTATTGGAAGTCCATCATGAATTACTCAATCAAAAAGCAGCATTAGAAGAAGCCAATGAAAGATTAAATCGTTTTACAGCTGAAATGTATATTCAAAATGAATTGCTCAGCTATATCAGCCGTGCTTTGGACATTGAAGAACTTATGAAGTTAGTTATTGATTCCATTATTGGTGCAATCGGTGTGGATACCTGTTCTCTTGTTATCTATGATGCCAATTTCGACACGTATATGTGTAAAGTAAAATCCACACATCGCCAAGATTATTCCAAGGCATTCGTTGAAGCAGTGAAATCATCTAAATTAGAAAAATATTTTAGTTTGGGAACCCCTTATATTGACAATCATGTTAGAAAAGGTGCCTATGATTTTATGTCTGGAAGAGATGCAGGATCATTAGTCATTATACCCATTATGAAAGAAAAATCCACCTATGGCCTACTCATAGCCGAACATGAATCTTCACGTATGTTTAGCGAAAACAGTATTCAATTTTTTGGAGGCATTGCTAATCAGATTAACATTGCTATTACCAACGCTAATCTCTATTCAAAAATGGAAGAAATGGCCAAACGCGATGGTTTGACGGGTGTGCATAACAGAACCTACTTACAAGAAGTATTGGATGATTTGTCTAAAAAAGCCAAACAAGGGCTTATGAACCTATCCGTTGCTTTGTTTGATATTGATAAGTTCAAAAATATTAATGATACTTACGGTCATTTATTTGGTGATGAAGTCCTTAAGATCATTGCCACGATCACGGAAAACTATGCTAAATCAAAAGGTGGTATTGTAGGCCGTTATGGTGGTGAAGAATTTTTACTGATATTTTCAGATAAAACCCTGGAAGAAACCCGGGAGATTATGGAAAGTATTCATAAGATGATACATGAGCAAACACTCTATTATAACGATAAATCCATCTCGGTTAATATTAGTACGGGTATATCATCTTATCCTGAAGTTTGTGATGACCCAGAAGACCTATTACATCGGGCCGATCATGCCATGTATTTTTCAAAAACCAATGGCCGAGGTAGAATTACTATTGATAATATTCAGTTATAA
- a CDS encoding MBL fold metallo-hydrolase — MAFKICSIASGSSGNCIYVGTDQVNILVDSGISGKRVALGLGEIGVDPTRLDGIFITHEHSDHIKGVGVLARKYKIPIYATKKTQQAVLNYRQIGKMEHAHFIEIRPDENVTLKDMVIHPFRSFHDAIDPVCYTFLHDGKKISVATDLGCYDEYIVSKLVDSNVLFIEANHDVKMLEVGGYPYFLKKRILSDVGHLSNELSGHLISSLYHQNLSHVILGHLSQENNFPELAYEAVRAVLMDCAHVDHERLKLFVAGRNSNSKLVVVG, encoded by the coding sequence ATGGCATTTAAGATATGTAGTATTGCCAGTGGAAGTAGTGGTAATTGTATTTATGTGGGAACGGACCAAGTGAATATACTGGTTGACTCAGGCATCAGCGGTAAAAGAGTTGCTCTAGGTTTAGGGGAAATAGGTGTGGACCCCACACGTCTAGACGGTATATTCATTACCCATGAACATTCAGACCATATTAAGGGTGTGGGTGTATTAGCTAGAAAATATAAAATCCCCATCTATGCAACAAAAAAAACACAACAAGCTGTTTTGAATTATCGACAAATAGGTAAAATGGAACATGCTCATTTTATTGAGATTCGACCAGATGAAAATGTCACCCTAAAGGATATGGTTATTCACCCATTTCGATCTTTTCATGATGCTATTGACCCTGTATGTTATACTTTTTTACATGATGGAAAAAAAATTAGCGTGGCTACTGATCTAGGTTGCTACGATGAATACATAGTCAGCAAGCTTGTTGATTCTAATGTGCTGTTTATTGAGGCGAATCACGACGTTAAAATGCTAGAGGTAGGAGGATACCCCTATTTCCTTAAAAAACGTATATTAAGCGATGTAGGCCATTTATCCAATGAATTATCAGGGCATCTTATCTCAAGTCTCTATCACCAAAATCTCTCCCATGTCATACTTGGTCATCTGAGTCAAGAAAATAATTTTCCTGAGTTAGCTTACGAAGCAGTAAGAGCAGTGCTTATGGATTGTGCTCATGTGGATCACGAACGTTTGAAATTGTTCGTTGCTGGGAGAAATAGCAATTCTAAATTAGTTGTAGTAGGATAA